The Commensalibacter nepenthis genome has a window encoding:
- a CDS encoding YhcH/YjgK/YiaL family protein, giving the protein MILGHIHHKTPFLFPTIIQKGLDFLSNLDPQQIKLGKVEIDGDKLFAEIVDTVTHLKEESKPESHQKYIDIHYLISGTEYIGVSIDTKNNPIYRPFASGKDIQFYESVEHENFIKLFPGSFVILFPLDIHRPCCCLQEPVSIRKVIVKIAMSEI; this is encoded by the coding sequence ATGATTTTAGGTCATATTCATCACAAAACACCTTTCCTTTTTCCAACAATTATACAAAAAGGATTGGATTTTCTGAGTAATTTAGATCCACAACAAATCAAACTAGGAAAAGTTGAAATTGATGGCGACAAGCTCTTTGCTGAGATTGTAGATACGGTGACGCATTTAAAAGAGGAATCTAAGCCAGAAAGTCATCAGAAATATATCGATATTCACTATTTAATTTCTGGTACAGAATATATTGGTGTCAGTATTGATACCAAAAATAATCCAATCTATCGACCTTTTGCATCGGGAAAAGATATTCAGTTTTATGAATCTGTAGAACATGAAAATTTTATAAAATTATTCCCTGGTAGTTTTGTGATTTTGTTCCCTCTAGACATTCACAGACCTTGTTGCTGTTTACAAGAACCTGTTTCTATTCGTAAAGTCATTGTTAAAATCGCGATGAGCGAAATATAG
- the gyrA gene encoding DNA gyrase subunit A — MTDLPENTLTPLTDIVPVTVEEEMQTSYLAYAMSVIVSRALPDVRDGLKPVHRRILYSMFESGLTADKPYRKSARAVGDVMSKYHPHGDSSIYDAMVRMAQHWSMRVRLVDGQGNFGSVDGDSPAAMRYTEARLGKPATFLLEDINQDTVDFQANYDETESEPVILPAIYPNLLINGASGIAVGMATNIPTHNPTEIIDATLALIENPEMDLPELMQIVTGPDFPTGGVILGRSGIRSAYATGRGSVLIRGRANIEEIRKDRQAIIITEIPYQVNKATLQEKIAELVRAKQIEGVSDIRDESDRSGMRIVIEIKRDATPDVVLNQLYRFTQLQTSFGVNMLALNNGKPQLLGLKDALTAFITFREEVILRRARFELNKARDRAHLLLGLMLAVANIDEVIALIRSAPDAATAREQLMQRSWAAADIQSYLDLIQDDGNILEDGRVYLSETQVRGILELRLQRLTGLEREKIQSELIEVSKRIEELLEIIASHIRRMEIMRDELLRVRGEIGCPRATEIVDYEGDQTDESLIEPGQMVVTITRDGFIKRTPLEAFRSQNRGGRGRRGAGRRGDDIITRSFNAHTHQWVIFFSSGGKAYRAKIWHLPEASPTSKGRALVNLLPDLGGDEITAVLPLPQDEELWANLYLIFATSKGGVRRNRLSDFGNIRSSGLIAMKLDEGERLIGVATCHEGQDIFLASKKGRAVRFQITDDTVRVFSGRASTGVRGIRLADDDEVMSLCILNHVDASVAERTAYIRYSNAKRRAENVDIAEDVEEIFEAEEDDGSADTELTTERLSELQQGEEILLTVTNAGFGKRSTAYDYRVSGRGGLGLSNMNLAGRNGTEIVATFAVLDNTDVMLITDKGRLIRVPVNQVRITSRTSMGVTLFRIDEGETVSSVFPVIDDSVDDEDGEIAESQENDEV; from the coding sequence TTGACCGATTTGCCAGAAAACACCCTTACTCCGTTGACTGATATTGTTCCTGTAACCGTAGAAGAGGAAATGCAGACCTCTTATTTGGCGTATGCTATGTCAGTTATTGTTAGTCGTGCTTTGCCAGATGTGCGTGATGGGTTAAAACCTGTCCATCGTCGTATTTTATATTCTATGTTTGAAAGCGGTTTGACCGCCGATAAACCTTATCGCAAATCAGCCCGTGCAGTTGGGGATGTGATGAGTAAATATCATCCTCATGGGGATTCATCCATTTATGATGCAATGGTGCGGATGGCGCAACATTGGTCGATGCGTGTTCGTTTGGTTGATGGGCAAGGGAATTTCGGTTCTGTTGATGGGGATTCTCCTGCTGCGATGCGTTATACCGAAGCACGTTTGGGAAAGCCTGCAACGTTTTTGTTGGAAGATATCAATCAAGATACGGTTGATTTTCAGGCAAATTATGATGAAACAGAGTCAGAGCCTGTTATTCTTCCTGCCATCTATCCCAATCTATTGATTAATGGTGCCTCTGGGATTGCGGTGGGGATGGCAACGAATATCCCTACGCATAATCCAACTGAAATTATTGATGCGACATTAGCATTGATTGAAAATCCAGAAATGGATTTGCCGGAACTTATGCAAATTGTGACGGGACCAGATTTCCCTACGGGTGGGGTCATCCTTGGGCGTTCAGGTATTCGTAGTGCTTATGCCACAGGTCGAGGCTCTGTCTTAATACGCGGTCGTGCAAATATTGAGGAAATCCGTAAAGATCGCCAAGCGATTATTATTACTGAAATCCCGTATCAAGTGAATAAAGCCACGTTACAAGAAAAAATTGCAGAGTTGGTTCGTGCTAAGCAAATTGAGGGCGTATCTGATATTCGTGATGAAAGTGATCGTTCAGGAATGCGGATTGTTATCGAAATTAAACGCGATGCAACGCCTGATGTGGTTTTAAATCAGCTATATCGCTTTACGCAATTGCAAACCTCGTTTGGTGTCAATATGTTGGCACTCAATAATGGTAAACCTCAATTATTGGGGCTAAAAGATGCATTAACGGCATTTATTACATTCCGTGAGGAAGTGATTTTACGTCGTGCAAGATTTGAACTGAATAAAGCAAGAGATCGTGCGCACTTATTACTTGGGTTAATGTTGGCAGTCGCCAATATTGACGAAGTAATTGCGTTAATTCGCTCTGCTCCTGATGCAGCGACGGCACGTGAACAATTAATGCAACGCTCTTGGGCAGCAGCAGATATTCAATCTTATTTAGACCTTATTCAAGATGACGGAAATATCTTGGAAGATGGACGAGTTTATCTTAGTGAAACCCAAGTTCGCGGGATTCTTGAGTTGCGTTTGCAACGTTTGACAGGGTTAGAACGTGAGAAAATCCAAAGTGAACTTATTGAAGTTTCTAAACGGATTGAAGAATTACTAGAAATTATTGCAAGCCATATTCGTCGTATGGAAATTATGCGTGATGAGTTATTGCGCGTGCGTGGGGAAATTGGATGTCCTCGTGCAACTGAGATTGTCGATTATGAAGGCGACCAAACTGATGAAAGTCTAATCGAGCCTGGTCAAATGGTGGTGACCATTACCAGAGATGGCTTTATTAAACGCACACCATTAGAAGCCTTTAGATCTCAAAATAGAGGTGGGCGCGGTCGAAGAGGTGCAGGTAGAAGAGGGGATGATATTATCACGCGTTCCTTTAATGCACATACCCATCAATGGGTAATCTTTTTTTCTTCAGGGGGGAAGGCATATCGTGCAAAGATTTGGCATTTACCAGAAGCCAGCCCAACTTCAAAAGGTCGGGCATTGGTCAATTTATTACCTGATCTTGGAGGGGATGAAATTACTGCTGTTCTACCATTGCCTCAAGATGAGGAGTTATGGGCAAATCTTTACCTTATCTTTGCGACTTCCAAAGGGGGTGTTAGAAGAAATAGACTGAGTGACTTTGGTAATATTCGTTCCTCTGGTTTGATTGCTATGAAACTGGACGAGGGTGAACGTTTAATTGGGGTTGCGACTTGTCATGAAGGGCAAGATATTTTCTTGGCTTCTAAAAAAGGGCGTGCTGTTCGATTCCAAATTACTGATGACACGGTTCGTGTGTTCTCTGGTCGTGCCAGCACGGGTGTACGTGGTATTCGCTTAGCAGATGATGATGAAGTGATGTCTTTATGTATCTTAAATCACGTCGATGCCTCTGTTGCAGAAAGAACAGCTTATATCCGTTACAGCAACGCCAAACGCCGTGCAGAAAATGTCGATATCGCGGAAGATGTTGAAGAAATATTTGAAGCTGAGGAAGATGATGGCAGTGCAGATACAGAATTAACGACTGAACGTTTAAGTGAACTGCAACAGGGTGAAGAAATCTTATTAACAGTGACGAATGCGGGTTTTGGTAAACGTTCAACGGCTTATGATTATCGTGTCAGTGGTCGTGGTGGTTTGGGTTTATCAAATATGAATCTAGCAGGTCGAAATGGTACGGAAATTGTTGCTACTTTTGCGGTGTTGGACAATACAGATGTGATGTTGATCACCGATAAGGGACGTTTGATCCGAGTCCCTGTCAATCAAGTTCGTATTACGTCTCGTACCAGTATGGGTGTGACGTTGTTCCGTATCGATGAGGGCGAAACTGTCAGCAGTGTTTTCCCAGTTATTGATGATTCTGTGGATGATGAAGATGGCGAAATTGCCGAAAGTCAAGAAAATGATGAGGTATAG
- the coaD gene encoding pantetheine-phosphate adenylyltransferase — MIDNKETTRIGFYPGTFDPITNGHLDIIKRAVGLVDELIIGVALNENKSPLWSLQDRVECIHEALIEEFGESCRILGHKDCAIRVIGFDNLLVDCVKAHNASVIIRGLRQATDFDMEFQMCLMNQRLAPDIETLFLVATEQNRSIASSVVKEVGRLGGDISSFVPRATLRKFTNQFK, encoded by the coding sequence ATGATCGATAACAAAGAAACAACGCGGATCGGATTTTATCCAGGTACGTTTGATCCCATTACTAACGGTCATCTTGATATCATCAAGCGGGCAGTTGGTTTGGTTGACGAGCTGATTATTGGGGTTGCGCTGAATGAGAATAAGAGCCCTTTATGGTCTCTTCAGGATCGAGTTGAATGTATTCATGAGGCGTTAATCGAGGAGTTCGGTGAATCGTGTCGGATTCTTGGTCATAAAGACTGTGCAATCAGGGTTATCGGGTTTGATAATTTATTGGTTGATTGCGTCAAAGCACATAACGCCAGCGTGATTATTAGAGGACTACGACAGGCGACTGATTTTGATATGGAATTTCAAATGTGCCTGATGAATCAACGTTTGGCTCCGGATATAGAAACACTTTTTTTGGTTGCAACAGAACAGAATCGTAGTATTGCATCTAGTGTTGTGAAAGAGGTCGGTCGTTTAGGAGGGGATATTTCCTCTTTTGTACCCAGAGCGACTCTTCGTAAATTTACGAATCAATTTAAATAA
- a CDS encoding peptidylprolyl isomerase, which translates to MDTTDQNKMLQMELKHGNVKIKLYPDLAPLAAERLLTLSQQGFYDNTPFHRVIEGFMAQGGDPSGTGTKGSDLPDLKAEFTKAESFRRGTIGMARTMDPNSANSQFFIMFDDAPHLNGQYTIVGQVIEGMEFVDQIKRGGGANGMVNDPDRIIKMSVVNE; encoded by the coding sequence ATGGATACAACAGATCAAAATAAGATGCTTCAAATGGAATTAAAGCACGGGAATGTAAAAATTAAATTATATCCAGATTTGGCACCATTGGCTGCAGAACGTTTATTAACGTTATCCCAACAAGGATTTTATGATAATACCCCTTTTCATCGTGTCATCGAAGGATTCATGGCACAAGGTGGTGATCCAAGTGGTACAGGAACTAAAGGCAGTGATTTGCCTGATTTAAAAGCTGAGTTTACAAAAGCCGAATCATTTCGTAGAGGTACGATTGGGATGGCACGGACAATGGATCCTAATAGTGCAAATAGTCAATTTTTTATCATGTTCGATGATGCGCCACATTTAAATGGGCAATACACAATCGTTGGACAAGTTATTGAAGGAATGGAGTTTGTTGATCAAATTAAGCGCGGTGGTGGTGCCAACGGTATGGTCAATGATCCAGATCGCATTATTAAAATGTCAGTAGTGAACGAATAA
- a CDS encoding alpha-keto acid decarboxylase family protein produces MEYTVGQYLATRLAQLGLNHVFAVAGDYNLTLLDEMAKVEDLEQVYCCNELNCGFAGEGYARSRVMGASVVTFSVGAFSAFNAVGGAFAENLPLLLISGAPNNNDYGSGHILHHTMGYSDYRYQLEMAKQITCEAVSIAHANEAPCLIDHAIRSALRNRKPAYIEISCNIANEPCTEPGPISSITNSLISDDESLKAAAQACLEALENAKNPVMIIGGKIRSAGCVISKKITQLGKQLGCPVATMAQAKGLFPEEEPEYVGTYWGEISSTGVEELVRNSDCRIYIGAVFNDYSTVGWECQLLDDHDIWISTHHTRIGKKEFSGVYLKDFIPVLTPLVKKNSAYLEQFRAKNHAAKTIPVAEGQAPLTTVELCRQIQGMITGDTTLYLETGDSWFHGMHFKLPNGARVESEMQWGHIGWSIPSMFGYAVSEPNRRNIIMVGDGSFQLTAQEVCQMIRRNLPVIIILINNAGYTIEVKIHDGPYNRIKNWDYAGLIDVFNAEDGKGLGIKAKNGAELEKAVQTALAHKDGPTLIEVEIDAQDCSPDLVVWGKKVAKANGRAPRRG; encoded by the coding sequence GTGGAATATACTGTTGGACAATATCTTGCTACCCGTTTAGCACAGCTTGGTTTGAACCATGTCTTTGCTGTTGCTGGCGATTACAATCTGACTTTGCTTGATGAAATGGCAAAAGTTGAGGATTTAGAGCAAGTTTATTGTTGTAATGAATTAAACTGCGGTTTCGCAGGTGAAGGCTATGCGCGTTCTCGTGTGATGGGTGCTTCTGTTGTGACGTTCAGTGTGGGTGCATTTAGTGCTTTTAATGCTGTTGGTGGTGCTTTTGCCGAGAATTTGCCTTTATTATTGATCTCTGGTGCTCCAAACAATAATGATTATGGCAGTGGTCATATATTACATCACACGATGGGATATTCTGATTATCGCTATCAATTAGAAATGGCTAAACAAATTACTTGTGAAGCTGTCTCTATTGCTCATGCGAACGAAGCACCTTGTTTGATTGACCATGCTATTCGTTCAGCATTACGTAATCGTAAACCTGCTTATATTGAGATTTCTTGTAATATTGCGAACGAACCTTGCACAGAGCCAGGTCCCATCAGCAGTATTACAAATAGCTTGATAAGCGATGATGAAAGCCTCAAAGCTGCTGCACAAGCATGTCTTGAAGCACTTGAAAATGCAAAAAATCCAGTGATGATTATTGGCGGTAAAATACGCTCTGCTGGATGTGTGATTTCAAAAAAGATTACTCAGCTTGGTAAGCAACTTGGATGTCCTGTTGCCACCATGGCACAAGCAAAAGGTCTGTTCCCAGAAGAAGAGCCAGAATATGTTGGCACATACTGGGGAGAAATCAGCTCTACTGGTGTAGAAGAGCTTGTAAGGAACTCAGATTGTCGCATTTATATTGGTGCTGTATTTAACGATTACTCAACTGTTGGCTGGGAATGTCAATTGCTTGATGACCACGATATTTGGATTTCTACACATCATACACGTATTGGTAAAAAAGAATTTAGCGGTGTTTATTTAAAAGATTTTATTCCAGTTCTAACCCCGCTTGTGAAAAAGAATTCAGCCTATTTGGAACAATTCAGAGCTAAAAATCACGCCGCTAAAACGATTCCTGTAGCAGAAGGTCAGGCACCATTAACCACAGTCGAGCTATGTCGTCAGATCCAAGGGATGATTACGGGTGATACAACATTATATCTTGAAACTGGGGATTCATGGTTCCATGGTATGCATTTCAAACTTCCTAATGGTGCACGTGTGGAATCAGAAATGCAGTGGGGGCATATTGGTTGGTCTATTCCTTCTATGTTTGGGTACGCAGTTTCAGAGCCAAACCGTCGTAATATTATCATGGTTGGGGATGGATCATTCCAATTGACAGCACAAGAAGTATGTCAGATGATTCGTCGTAATTTGCCTGTGATTATTATTTTGATTAATAATGCTGGCTATACGATTGAAGTGAAGATCCATGATGGTCCATATAATCGTATTAAAAACTGGGATTATGCAGGTCTGATTGATGTCTTTAATGCCGAAGATGGTAAAGGTCTTGGGATTAAAGCTAAGAATGGTGCGGAACTTGAAAAAGCTGTACAAACAGCATTGGCACACAAAGATGGACCGACTTTAATTGAAGTAGAGATCGATGCCCAAGATTGTTCTCCTGACCTTGTCGTTTGGGGTAAAAAAGTTGCTAAGGCAAATGGTAGAGCGCCTCGCCGAGGATAA
- a CDS encoding ABC transporter ATP-binding protein: MPSITVKNLSISFPLYHENTRNLRKMTHLFISGRLRQDQHKKILVQSLRDINFTLRQGDKVGLIGQNGAGKTTLLRTMTGIYEPIVGHIRVEGTISTLLDPNAGMNFGLTGRENINLKCSLNGYSKQQTLEIAESVAEFSELGTYLDLPVRTYSSGMQLRLGFGLATAIPPQILMMDEWFLTGDAGFILKATKRIENMVHNSQILVISTHSAETIAKWCNRVLWLDQGFLKMDGTPEEVLPVYLNKPYEEIVKKD, encoded by the coding sequence ATGCCCAGTATTACTGTAAAAAACCTTTCTATTTCATTTCCTTTATACCACGAGAACACACGCAATTTGCGTAAAATGACACATTTATTCATTTCTGGTCGCTTGAGGCAAGATCAACATAAAAAAATTCTTGTTCAAAGTTTAAGGGATATTAATTTTACATTGCGCCAAGGCGACAAGGTTGGTTTGATTGGTCAAAATGGTGCGGGTAAAACCACTTTACTACGCACTATGACGGGCATCTATGAACCTATCGTAGGGCATATTCGTGTTGAAGGCACCATAAGCACTTTACTCGACCCAAATGCAGGAATGAATTTTGGTCTGACAGGCAGAGAAAATATTAATTTAAAATGTTCTCTTAATGGATATTCAAAGCAACAAACGCTGGAAATAGCAGAAAGTGTTGCTGAATTCTCTGAACTAGGGACTTATCTTGATTTACCAGTCAGAACTTATAGCTCTGGGATGCAATTAAGACTAGGATTTGGTCTTGCAACGGCTATCCCCCCTCAAATCCTGATGATGGATGAATGGTTTCTCACTGGAGATGCTGGCTTTATTTTAAAAGCGACCAAACGTATAGAAAATATGGTTCATAATTCACAAATTCTGGTCATTTCTACCCATTCGGCTGAAACAATAGCCAAATGGTGTAATCGTGTATTATGGCTAGATCAAGGGTTTTTGAAAATGGATGGTACCCCCGAAGAAGTATTGCCTGTTTATTTAAACAAACCTTATGAGGAAATTGTAAAAAAAGACTAA
- a CDS encoding ABC transporter permease, which produces MSDHDPTIIKEPVIDLRSVSLSQNIKLALTDLLQGVIQWRLGWKLALLDIKLRYRGSILGPFWITIIMGAKISTIGILYAYLLHLDLQHYFTYVAISVVLWTYVNGMVNDSCLIFTNSSQLILSQRLPYSIYVWRNVFCNILILLHNLLVIIVVFTIFKIVPYTLYFLLPATFLWLANSLALGIIFGILGTRFKDIPPIVAGVMQSLFFITPIIWKASSLHFNSNYILLNPLYPLFEIVRSPILGESLSASIWIAAIGYSILLWIAALLIFSKTRFRIPYWM; this is translated from the coding sequence ATGTCGGATCATGATCCAACAATAATCAAGGAACCTGTCATTGACCTCAGGTCCGTCAGCCTCAGCCAAAACATAAAACTTGCGTTAACAGACCTTCTTCAAGGAGTGATACAATGGCGACTAGGATGGAAATTGGCGTTACTCGATATTAAGTTACGCTATCGCGGATCGATATTGGGACCTTTTTGGATTACCATTATTATGGGTGCTAAGATTTCTACAATTGGTATTTTATATGCTTATTTGTTACATTTAGACTTGCAGCATTATTTTACTTACGTCGCTATATCTGTTGTTCTATGGACATATGTAAATGGTATGGTTAACGATAGCTGTCTCATTTTCACCAATTCAAGCCAACTTATCTTATCACAACGGCTTCCCTATAGTATCTATGTATGGCGCAATGTTTTTTGTAACATTTTGATTCTTTTACATAATTTACTAGTTATTATTGTAGTTTTTACTATTTTCAAAATTGTTCCCTATACATTGTATTTTCTGTTGCCCGCAACATTTTTGTGGCTTGCAAACAGCCTTGCTCTGGGTATTATATTTGGAATATTGGGCACACGTTTTAAAGATATCCCACCTATTGTTGCTGGTGTTATGCAATCCCTTTTCTTCATTACGCCAATCATTTGGAAAGCCAGCTCACTGCATTTTAATAGTAACTATATTTTGCTAAATCCCCTTTATCCATTATTTGAAATCGTCAGATCTCCTATTCTAGGTGAAAGTTTGTCTGCTTCAATATGGATTGCTGCTATTGGTTATAGCATTCTTTTATGGATAGCAGCATTATTGATATTTAGTAAAACTCGTTTTCGAATTCCTTACTGGATGTAA
- the mqo gene encoding malate dehydrogenase (quinone), giving the protein MKNISTNEVKDAVLIGAGIVSATLGALLKEFNPDIKMAILEVRNTGAEESSSAWNNAGTGHAGLCELNYTPFIPGQQVNLKKAIFTNAQFEVSRSFWSHLVANGAFKTPTDFINPVPHMSFVQGEANVAFLKERFEKLKQHPGFSKMSFSDDNQQIQDWAPLVAKGRPAREKMALTRVEGGTDVSFGALTRKLLSHLEEQQNIDVGYCERVEDIKRIGDVWEVKSKNIITGEEKSIRSRFVFIGAGGAALLLLQKSGIPEGRGIGGFPVSGQWLRCDSPDIVEQHHAKVYGLSTEGLPTVVAPHLDTRIIDGKKSLLFGPYAGFTTKFLKKGSYFDVLSSIRLDNIESLVSVGIHNLDFIRYLIDQSTQTMGKRMAALHRFYPLAKEGDWKRQIAGQRVQIIKRDQYGRSILQMGTEVITSSDKSLAALLGASPGASVSVSVMLNLIENCFPEQVKGAWAEKIKKIFPAREAELQTDAALYNKVHDFANKVLQLT; this is encoded by the coding sequence ATGAAAAATATATCTACAAATGAAGTTAAAGATGCGGTCTTAATAGGCGCTGGTATCGTCAGCGCAACATTAGGAGCATTATTAAAAGAGTTTAATCCAGACATTAAAATGGCAATTTTAGAAGTGCGCAATACAGGAGCAGAAGAAAGCTCAAGTGCATGGAACAATGCTGGAACAGGTCATGCTGGATTATGTGAATTAAATTATACGCCTTTTATTCCTGGGCAACAGGTGAATTTAAAAAAAGCAATTTTTACCAATGCGCAATTTGAAGTATCCAGATCGTTCTGGAGTCATCTTGTGGCAAATGGTGCTTTTAAAACGCCAACAGATTTTATTAATCCTGTTCCTCACATGAGCTTTGTGCAGGGTGAAGCCAACGTTGCCTTTTTGAAGGAACGTTTTGAAAAGTTGAAACAGCATCCTGGTTTCAGCAAAATGTCTTTTTCAGATGATAATCAACAAATCCAAGACTGGGCACCTTTGGTTGCCAAAGGCAGACCAGCAAGAGAAAAGATGGCTTTGACTCGTGTCGAAGGTGGAACTGATGTTAGTTTTGGTGCGTTGACACGCAAACTACTTTCTCATCTAGAGGAACAACAAAATATTGATGTTGGATATTGCGAAAGAGTAGAAGACATCAAACGCATCGGTGATGTTTGGGAAGTTAAAAGTAAAAACATTATCACAGGTGAAGAAAAATCAATTCGATCTCGCTTTGTGTTTATTGGTGCGGGTGGTGCAGCTTTGTTGTTGTTGCAAAAATCTGGTATTCCCGAAGGTCGTGGAATTGGTGGTTTTCCAGTCAGTGGGCAATGGTTGCGTTGTGATAGTCCTGATATTGTTGAGCAACATCATGCTAAAGTATATGGATTATCCACAGAGGGATTACCCACCGTTGTTGCGCCTCATTTGGACACGCGGATTATTGATGGTAAGAAATCGCTTTTATTTGGACCTTATGCAGGATTTACGACTAAGTTTTTAAAGAAGGGATCTTATTTTGATGTATTGTCTTCAATACGTTTAGACAATATCGAATCTTTGGTTTCTGTTGGTATTCACAATCTTGACTTTATTCGCTATTTGATCGATCAATCAACACAAACAATGGGAAAACGGATGGCTGCGTTACATCGTTTTTATCCTTTGGCAAAAGAAGGGGATTGGAAACGGCAAATTGCGGGGCAACGCGTTCAAATTATCAAAAGAGATCAATATGGTCGCTCTATTTTGCAAATGGGAACCGAGGTTATTACGTCTAGTGATAAATCTTTAGCTGCATTATTAGGGGCATCGCCTGGGGCTTCTGTTTCAGTTTCCGTCATGTTGAACTTAATTGAAAATTGTTTCCCTGAACAGGTCAAAGGTGCTTGGGCTGAGAAAATTAAAAAAATCTTCCCAGCACGTGAGGCTGAATTGCAAACAGATGCTGCGCTTTATAATAAAGTGCATGATTTTGCAAATAAAGTTTTACAATTAACTTAG
- a CDS encoding multidrug effflux MFS transporter, translated as MSNISTTPPSTENSFNEKLSMWVIIILGLLTAIGPLATDMYLPAFPQINQDLAGYGDGAAKMTLTVWFIGLALGQLSIGPISDRLGRRTPLLIGIIIFTIGSIGCAIFSDFYVFCFFRFLSSLGGSAGMVIPRAMVRDISSGSAGIKIMAQLALVSCIVPIVAPTLGGLIVIKFPWQILFWIMGIYGIIGSFVVFFYLPDTLLLRYRIYSSVSSIFWRYIRIVREPIFLTNTMITGFALFMIFAYLSGTPDVLSKSMGFTKLQLAIWFGINSFIIAACNQVNGLLLNKIRPYIMLNVATNIAFVTSILFIIICLLPIPLNTMGIVLHCAPIVIIMGCLGFVFPNCTIFAFILHGRRVGSASALLGTIQFLLGAMSSWMMSKLPATNMLSVAIGVFIGVLGMFIFNLWRKNTTRTIIKKMKAGVRQGQHNYYAFLKDLD; from the coding sequence TTGAGTAATATCTCTACAACGCCCCCTTCAACTGAGAATAGCTTTAACGAAAAGCTGTCCATGTGGGTCATTATTATACTTGGCTTGCTTACAGCGATTGGACCTTTGGCAACAGACATGTACCTCCCCGCTTTTCCGCAAATCAATCAAGATTTAGCTGGTTACGGCGATGGTGCTGCTAAAATGACATTAACTGTATGGTTTATCGGCCTGGCACTGGGTCAACTTTCCATTGGTCCCATATCAGATCGTCTGGGACGCAGAACCCCTCTTTTAATTGGAATAATTATTTTTACCATCGGCTCTATTGGCTGTGCGATTTTTTCAGATTTTTACGTTTTTTGTTTTTTTCGCTTTTTATCTTCCCTCGGTGGATCAGCGGGAATGGTAATCCCAAGAGCAATGGTTCGCGATATTTCATCTGGCTCTGCTGGGATTAAAATTATGGCACAATTAGCTTTGGTCAGTTGTATCGTTCCAATTGTCGCACCAACCCTAGGTGGGCTAATTGTTATCAAATTTCCTTGGCAAATATTATTTTGGATTATGGGAATTTACGGCATTATCGGCAGCTTTGTCGTATTCTTCTACTTACCCGATACGTTACTGCTAAGATACCGTATTTATTCTTCTGTCAGCTCTATTTTTTGGCGTTATATTCGTATTGTCCGTGAGCCAATATTTCTCACCAATACAATGATTACTGGATTTGCCCTTTTCATGATTTTTGCGTACCTTAGTGGCACGCCTGATGTGCTAAGCAAATCCATGGGATTTACAAAATTGCAATTAGCAATATGGTTTGGAATTAACTCCTTTATTATCGCAGCATGTAACCAAGTTAACGGATTATTATTAAATAAAATCCGTCCGTATATTATGCTAAATGTCGCAACGAACATCGCATTTGTAACCAGTATTTTATTTATTATTATTTGTTTATTACCAATCCCTTTGAATACAATGGGTATTGTGCTTCACTGTGCTCCCATTGTTATCATTATGGGATGCCTAGGGTTCGTATTCCCTAATTGTACCATATTTGCCTTTATTCTCCATGGTCGACGCGTTGGCAGTGCATCGGCTTTATTAGGCACAATTCAATTCCTTCTTGGAGCAATGAGCAGCTGGATGATGAGTAAACTTCCCGCCACCAATATGTTATCCGTTGCAATCGGCGTATTCATCGGGGTGCTAGGAATGTTTATATTTAATTTATGGCGTAAGAATACAACAAGAACCATCATCAAAAAAATGAAAGCTGGTGTAAGACAAGGACAACATAATTATTATGCGTTCTTAAAAGACTTAGACTGA